A genomic stretch from Hemicordylus capensis ecotype Gifberg chromosome 5, rHemCap1.1.pri, whole genome shotgun sequence includes:
- the LOC128328005 gene encoding C-type lectin domain family 4 member F-like, whose amino-acid sequence MARQNSYKNILKFETKETAACPSHKRALFMATLLALLLALLLVLSLAAVTVLYFQKERKLQELEGVVGKIRTTLQRSNVSYASATKSESSAPSNVQLLENIHEVFSEIQAHLEDAQAQYSDVVGLVSSGWMFHNGSFYFFYKEAKSWQEAEQTCASHGAHLTSVTSRQEMEYLSREAQKSPFWIGLTDQQQEGNWTWVDGTKYDTKVSFWASGQPDNWHGAPGYQENCVLVTTHWNDVSCSYHYKWFCKKAIRSGILPPT is encoded by the exons atgGCCCGCCAGAACTCCTACAAGAATATACTGAAGTTTGAAACTAAAG AAACAGCCGCTTGCCCATCTCACAAGAGAGCCCTCTTCATGGCCACTCTCCTTGCTCTCCTCCTGGCCCTGCTGCTGGTCCTCTCGCTTGCTGCAGTGACTGTCCTGT ATTTCCAGAAAGAGAGGAAGCTCCAAGAACTAGAAGGAGTGGTCGGAAAGATCAGGACCACCCTGCAGCGCAGCAATGTCTCTTATGCATCAGCAACCAAATCGGAGA GCTCTGCACCTTCCAATGTCCAGCTGCTGGAGAACATCCATGAGGTTTTCTCTGAGATCCAGGCCCATTTGGAGGATGCCCAAGCTCAGTACA GTGATGTTGTGGGATTGGTCTCCAGCGGCTGGATGTTTCACAACGGGAGTTTCTACTTCTTTTACAAGGAGGCAAAATCGTGGCAGGAGGCGGAACAGACCTGCGCATCACACGGGGCACACCTGACTTCTGTCACCTCACGGCAAGAGATG gaatATCTCTCCAGAGAGGCTCAAAAATCTCCCTTTTGGATTGGACTCACTGACCAACAGCAAGAAGGCAACTGGACCTGGGTAGATGGCACAAAATATGACACCAAAGTTAG TTTCTGGGCATCAGGACAACCGGATAACTGGCACGGAGCACCAGGCTATCAAGAAAATTGTGTTCTTGTCACAACACACTGGAATGATGTCAGTTGCTCCTATCATTATAAATGGTTCTGTAAGAAGGCTATTCGGTCCGGCATTCTGCCTCCAACGTAG